From the genome of Hymenobacter cellulosilyticus, one region includes:
- a CDS encoding S8 family serine peptidase, producing MRLRHKAGVQFDPATYFSPAAQDRRRRQHLPAADSTDFPVRPDFVRQITALADSVTLVSRWFNAVACRATPQQAARLRQLPGVLSVESWDAQPLAVASQSGTAERGTMTITADDRQLARRQTASLGGAAFQQAGLSGQGLRIAIFDVGFQGAAQHPAFQRLLSEKRVVATHDFVRNRPDVYVSGTHGTEVLSCIAGQLPDGTPLGLAPQAEFLLARTERLNREIYAEEEAWLAAAEWADRNGADIINSSLGYTDRRYFPEQMNGRTSLVVRAAELAVRKGILVVNAAGNDGEDPDWHSIGTPADADSVLTVGGLDPDTYLHIDFSSYGPSAARRIKPNVIAFGTVLAAAPGGYVRTQGTSFSSPLMAGFAACAWQQNRNLTVMQLFEQLQQCADLYPYFDYAHGYGLPRAAAFLRPLPPSGPRQSVDFIRQDSVLAVLIRPEAAVIPAQVLPLYSDSATTVSSVTKKANVPAVGREELAPALNKSTPKPDSSPPLMPLVRPGYLYWHVAGPRGVLRTYEVREVSQRAVLQIPLRTLQPGDTVRVCYRGITQSYSVQ from the coding sequence GTGCGCCTGCGCCATAAGGCTGGTGTACAATTCGACCCGGCCACGTATTTCAGCCCCGCGGCCCAGGACCGACGCCGCCGCCAGCACCTGCCCGCGGCCGACAGCACCGACTTCCCCGTCCGGCCCGACTTTGTGCGCCAGATTACCGCCCTGGCTGACTCTGTCACGCTGGTCAGCCGTTGGTTTAATGCCGTGGCGTGCCGGGCCACGCCCCAGCAAGCTGCCCGCCTGCGCCAGCTACCCGGCGTGCTCAGCGTGGAAAGCTGGGATGCGCAGCCGCTGGCCGTGGCTTCCCAATCCGGAACGGCCGAGCGGGGCACCATGACCATTACAGCCGACGACCGGCAACTGGCCCGCCGCCAGACGGCCAGCCTGGGCGGGGCCGCGTTTCAACAGGCCGGCCTGAGCGGACAGGGGCTGCGCATCGCCATTTTTGACGTGGGTTTCCAAGGGGCGGCCCAGCATCCGGCCTTTCAGCGGCTGCTCAGCGAAAAGCGCGTAGTAGCCACCCACGACTTTGTCCGAAACCGGCCTGACGTGTACGTCAGCGGCACTCATGGCACCGAGGTATTATCCTGCATTGCCGGTCAGCTGCCCGATGGTACGCCCTTGGGCTTGGCTCCGCAGGCCGAGTTTCTGCTGGCCCGCACCGAGCGGCTCAACCGGGAAATCTACGCCGAGGAAGAAGCCTGGCTGGCCGCCGCCGAGTGGGCCGACCGCAACGGGGCCGACATCATCAACTCCTCCCTGGGCTACACCGACCGCCGGTATTTTCCCGAGCAGATGAACGGGCGCACCAGTCTGGTGGTCCGGGCCGCCGAGCTGGCCGTGCGCAAGGGAATCCTAGTGGTGAATGCGGCCGGCAACGATGGGGAAGACCCCGACTGGCACTCCATCGGCACGCCCGCCGATGCCGACTCGGTGCTGACCGTGGGCGGTCTTGACCCCGACACCTACCTGCACATCGACTTCAGCAGCTACGGCCCCAGCGCCGCCCGCCGCATAAAGCCCAACGTCATTGCCTTCGGAACGGTGCTGGCCGCCGCGCCCGGTGGCTACGTGCGCACCCAGGGCACCTCCTTTTCCAGTCCCCTGATGGCGGGCTTTGCGGCCTGTGCCTGGCAGCAAAACCGCAACCTGACCGTGATGCAGCTTTTCGAGCAGCTCCAGCAGTGCGCCGACCTCTACCCGTACTTCGACTACGCCCACGGCTATGGATTGCCCCGGGCTGCGGCTTTTCTGCGCCCCTTACCACCCTCGGGGCCGCGCCAGAGCGTCGACTTTATCCGGCAGGATTCCGTGCTGGCCGTGCTGATCCGGCCGGAGGCCGCCGTTATTCCGGCCCAGGTGCTGCCCCTGTACTCTGATTCGGCGACGACCGTGAGCAGCGTTACCAAAAAGGCCAACGTGCCCGCCGTGGGCCGGGAGGAGCTGGCCCCGGCCCTGAATAAATCGACGCCAAAGCCTGATTCCAGCCCGCCATTGATGCCCCTGGTCCGGCCCGGCTACCTCTACTGGCACGTGGCCGGCCCCCGCGGGGTGTTGCGCACCTACGAAGTGCGGGAAGTTAGTCAGCGGGCTGTGCTGCAGATTCCGCTGCGCACCCTGCAGCCCGGCGACACGGTGCGCGTGTGCTACCGGGGCATCACCCAAAGCTATTCCGTGCAATGA
- a CDS encoding M14 family zinc carboxypeptidase → MMLARDYVQKKELRRQLENVTLVIIPIYNVDGSLVRNSTTRANQNGPESYGFRGNARNLDLNRDYIKQDSRNARAFAQLFQRWQPDVYVDTHTSDGADYQYTMTLIATQKDKLHPVLSQYLTQRLLPALYGGMSKRKSPMTPYVDFEGRTPDARGLQGFLETPRYSTGYTTLFNTIGFVTETHMLKAYTPRVRAQYDFLDLLVRSVHQDAAALAEARATAQEQLRTQTQFPLAWAIDTTSFEKISFRGYEGKTKPSAVSGQPRLWYDRAAPYIRQINYYNTFRPTVSVTRPRPTSSRRPGVKCWNACA, encoded by the coding sequence ATGATGCTGGCCCGCGACTACGTGCAGAAAAAGGAGTTGCGTCGACAGCTGGAAAACGTGACGTTGGTCATCATCCCGATTTACAACGTGGATGGCTCCCTGGTGCGCAACTCCACGACCCGGGCTAACCAGAACGGGCCCGAGAGCTACGGTTTCCGCGGCAACGCCCGCAACCTGGACCTCAACCGCGACTATATCAAGCAGGACTCGCGCAACGCCCGCGCCTTTGCCCAGCTGTTTCAGCGCTGGCAGCCCGACGTGTACGTGGACACCCATACTTCCGACGGGGCCGACTACCAGTATACGATGACGCTGATTGCCACCCAGAAGGACAAGCTCCACCCGGTGCTCAGCCAATATCTGACTCAGCGCCTGCTGCCGGCGTTGTACGGGGGCATGAGCAAGCGTAAGTCGCCGATGACGCCCTACGTGGACTTCGAGGGCCGCACGCCCGACGCCCGGGGTCTGCAGGGCTTTCTGGAAACCCCGCGCTATTCCACCGGCTACACCACCCTGTTCAACACCATCGGCTTTGTAACCGAAACTCACATGCTGAAGGCCTACACCCCACGGGTGCGGGCTCAGTACGACTTTCTGGATTTGCTGGTGCGCTCGGTTCACCAGGATGCTGCCGCCCTGGCCGAGGCCCGCGCTACGGCCCAGGAGCAGCTGCGCACCCAGACCCAGTTTCCGCTGGCATGGGCTATTGATACAACGTCGTTCGAGAAAATCAGCTTCCGGGGCTACGAGGGCAAAACCAAGCCCAGCGCCGTAAGCGGGCAGCCCCGGCTCTGGTACGACCGGGCCGCGCCCTACATCCGCCAGATTAATTATTACAATACCTTCCGGCCCACGGTGAGCGTTACGCGGCCCAGGCCTACATCATCCCGCAGGCCTGGGGTGAAGTGCTGGAACGCCTGCGCCTGA
- the surE gene encoding 5'/3'-nucleotidase SurE, with the protein MSAKVRKPLILISNDDGITAPGIAMLVRVMRRLGEVVVVAPNSPQSGMGHAITIGSSLRLDPSTIFPGIEAYECSGTPADCVKLAKHMVLKDRQPDLVVSGINHGSNSSVNVLYSGTMSAAIEAAIEGLPAIGFSLCDYGHQADFSHTEEWVEHITRQALENGIPVGTALNVNFPKKQEQPIAGAKLCRQARAKWAEEFDVRLDPHKRPYYWLIGNFVNEDQGEDTDEYALSQNYISIVPCQFDLTALHGLTQMNEQWQLSLDGAEPKAKVATKKATSPQPAQLAKSTPAAKKAAKK; encoded by the coding sequence GTGAGTGCTAAAGTCCGCAAACCGCTGATTCTGATTTCCAACGATGACGGCATTACGGCCCCCGGTATTGCCATGCTGGTGCGCGTGATGCGCCGCCTCGGCGAGGTGGTGGTCGTGGCGCCTAACTCCCCGCAGTCGGGCATGGGCCACGCCATTACCATCGGCAGCTCCCTGCGCCTGGACCCGAGCACCATCTTCCCGGGCATTGAGGCCTACGAGTGCAGCGGCACGCCCGCCGACTGCGTGAAGCTGGCCAAGCACATGGTGCTCAAGGACCGGCAGCCCGATCTGGTGGTGTCGGGCATCAACCACGGCTCCAACTCCTCGGTGAACGTGCTCTACTCGGGTACCATGTCGGCGGCCATTGAAGCGGCCATTGAAGGTCTGCCTGCCATCGGCTTCTCGCTCTGCGACTACGGCCACCAGGCCGACTTCTCGCACACCGAAGAGTGGGTGGAGCATATTACCCGCCAAGCCCTGGAAAACGGCATTCCGGTGGGTACGGCTCTGAACGTGAATTTTCCCAAAAAGCAGGAACAGCCCATTGCCGGGGCCAAGCTCTGCCGCCAGGCCCGGGCCAAGTGGGCCGAGGAATTCGATGTGCGCCTCGACCCCCACAAGCGCCCCTACTACTGGCTGATTGGCAACTTCGTGAACGAGGACCAGGGCGAGGACACCGACGAGTACGCCCTGAGCCAGAACTACATTTCTATCGTGCCCTGCCAGTTCGATTTGACCGCTCTACACGGCCTGACTCAGATGAACGAGCAGTGGCAGCTAAGCCTAGACGGGGCCGAGCCCAAGGCCAAAGTGGCCACGAAAAAGGCCACCTCCCCGCAGCCCGCCCAGCTGGCAAAATCTACGCCCGCCGCTAAGAAAGCCGCCAAGAAGTAA
- a CDS encoding ATP-binding cassette domain-containing protein, giving the protein MKQRLALASTLLGSPDVLVLDEPTNGLDPRA; this is encoded by the coding sequence ATGAAGCAACGCCTGGCCCTGGCCTCCACCCTGCTCGGCTCCCCGGATGTGCTGGTCCTCGACGAGCCCACCAACGGCCTCGACCCCAGGGCATAG
- a CDS encoding OmpA/MotB family protein, translating into MNRSFFRPTLALLLSTSLLALGTGCVSQKKFTALQSQYDELTKSREQLQAQKTALEQDKARSEDALRSSLLNKNQQVNQLNDNLSGAQAANSQLSADLRSKEQRIAEMQRILDQKDAAVKSLRKKVGDALLGFNANDLQVNVRNGKVYVSLSEQLLFKSGSTKVDPKGQEALKKLATALQGNQDVNVLVEGHTDNVPITKGTQGMKDNWDLSVLRATEITRILTESGLNPAQVTPSGRSQYIPVAANTTPAEKALNRRTEIILTPKLDELFQILEAN; encoded by the coding sequence ATGAACCGTTCCTTTTTCCGCCCTACCCTTGCCTTGTTGCTCAGCACCAGCCTACTGGCCCTGGGCACGGGCTGCGTATCCCAGAAGAAATTTACCGCCCTGCAAAGCCAATACGACGAGCTGACCAAGTCGCGGGAGCAGCTGCAGGCCCAGAAAACGGCCCTGGAGCAAGACAAAGCCCGCAGCGAGGACGCATTGCGCTCCAGCCTGCTCAACAAGAATCAGCAGGTAAACCAACTCAACGACAACCTCAGCGGGGCCCAGGCGGCCAACTCCCAGCTCTCGGCCGACCTACGCTCCAAAGAGCAGCGCATTGCCGAGATGCAGCGCATCCTGGACCAGAAAGACGCCGCCGTGAAGTCCTTGCGCAAGAAAGTGGGTGATGCCCTGCTGGGGTTCAACGCCAACGACCTGCAGGTAAACGTGCGCAACGGTAAGGTGTACGTGTCCTTGTCGGAGCAGCTCTTGTTCAAGTCCGGGTCGACCAAGGTGGACCCCAAAGGCCAGGAGGCCCTCAAAAAGCTGGCTACGGCCCTGCAGGGCAATCAGGACGTGAACGTGCTGGTGGAAGGCCACACCGACAACGTGCCCATTACCAAAGGTACCCAGGGTATGAAGGACAACTGGGATTTGAGCGTGTTGCGGGCCACGGAAATCACCCGGATTCTGACCGAATCGGGCCTGAATCCGGCCCAGGTGACGCCTTCCGGCCGCTCCCAGTACATTCCGGTGGCTGCCAATACCACCCCGGCCGAAAAAGCCCTGAACCGCCGCACCGAAATCATCCTGACGCCCAAGCTCGACGAGCTGTTCCAGATTCTGGAAGCCAACTAA
- a CDS encoding 2'-5' RNA ligase family protein gives MFLVALLPAEPVFSDVWALKQEVHQRTGSRNAVRLPPHITLVPPLRQPDSFEAEFQASLAEFARTQHGFSVGLRDFRWFGNRTLFVQVAQPEAVQAFHAALTAWCAEHLPQVPRENRPFTPHMTLATRDLPTTAVPELKADFAGRHYEATFEVRSFVLFRHDGQRWQNVAEFSLST, from the coding sequence ATGTTTCTTGTCGCGCTACTACCCGCCGAGCCGGTTTTCTCGGACGTGTGGGCTTTGAAGCAGGAAGTTCACCAGCGCACGGGCAGCCGCAATGCCGTGCGCCTGCCCCCGCACATCACCCTGGTGCCGCCCCTGCGGCAGCCCGATTCATTTGAGGCGGAGTTTCAGGCCAGCCTGGCCGAGTTTGCCCGCACCCAGCACGGCTTCTCGGTGGGCTTGCGGGACTTCCGCTGGTTTGGCAACCGCACCTTGTTTGTGCAAGTGGCCCAGCCCGAGGCGGTGCAGGCATTTCACGCCGCCCTGACGGCCTGGTGCGCCGAGCATCTTCCCCAAGTACCCCGCGAAAACCGCCCCTTTACGCCCCACATGACCCTGGCCACCCGCGACTTGCCCACCACGGCCGTGCCGGAGCTGAAGGCCGACTTTGCCGGTCGTCACTACGAGGCGACGTTCGAGGTTCGCAGCTTCGTGCTGTTTCGCCACGACGGGCAGCGGTGGCAAAACGTGGCGGAATTTTCATTGTCGACTTAA
- a CDS encoding DUF1028 domain-containing protein has translation MLLKSRFFVAALLALGLNQTATAQVYTATDPLAHTYSIVARDPATGDMAVAVQSHWFSVGTAVSWGEAGVGVVATQSFTNKSFGTRGLALLKSGKTAQQALDELLATDEGRDVRQVAILDAKGNVATHTGKKCVDMAGHVKGSQFSVQANMMLNDKVWPAMAQAYEKNAKLPFAERVLSALEAAEAAGGDIRGGSRRPCWWYAAKPRPRPGTTGSSTCGWRTMPPRCPSWPACCALPAPTST, from the coding sequence ATGCTGCTGAAATCCCGCTTTTTCGTGGCTGCGCTGCTGGCGCTAGGCCTGAACCAGACCGCCACGGCGCAGGTGTATACCGCTACTGACCCACTGGCACATACCTACTCCATCGTGGCCCGTGACCCCGCTACCGGCGACATGGCCGTGGCCGTGCAAAGCCACTGGTTTTCGGTGGGCACGGCCGTGTCGTGGGGCGAAGCCGGGGTAGGCGTGGTAGCCACGCAGTCGTTTACCAACAAGTCGTTTGGCACTCGTGGACTGGCGTTGTTGAAAAGCGGCAAAACCGCCCAGCAGGCCCTCGACGAGCTGTTGGCTACCGACGAAGGTCGCGACGTGCGCCAGGTCGCCATTCTCGACGCGAAGGGCAACGTGGCCACGCACACCGGCAAGAAGTGCGTAGACATGGCCGGGCACGTTAAGGGCAGCCAGTTTTCGGTGCAGGCCAACATGATGCTCAATGACAAAGTGTGGCCCGCCATGGCCCAGGCCTACGAGAAAAACGCTAAGCTGCCCTTTGCCGAGCGGGTGCTGTCGGCGCTGGAAGCGGCGGAGGCCGCGGGCGGCGACATTCGGGGCGGCAGTCGGCGGCCCTGCTGGTGGTACGCGGCAAAGCCACGGCCGCGCCCTGGGACGACCGGCTCATCGACCTGCGGGTGGAGGACAATGCCGCCCCGCTGCCCGAGTTGGCCCGCCTGCTGCGCCTTACCCGCGCCTACGAGCACATGA
- a CDS encoding SMI1/KNR4 family protein, with translation MSLQAFYARLDQFLCTVALEEPTRVLGCSEAEIAAQEHTYGVRFPLAYRLFLKWCGRTTLKSLDQDFQLDFLEYYWGSARDLLAENQAVLEPGGFVFGEWQGYNFFYFLLGSDNPPVKLCMIKSDTEPGLEYTNYGRFTNWLIDRIKSMVEIRQSIRKINVDVPAVWAELDQIALVADYA, from the coding sequence ATGTCCCTGCAGGCCTTCTACGCTCGCCTCGACCAATTCCTGTGCACCGTTGCCTTGGAGGAGCCTACCAGAGTGCTTGGCTGCTCCGAAGCAGAAATAGCCGCGCAGGAGCATACCTACGGGGTTCGGTTTCCGCTTGCCTACCGCCTGTTTCTGAAGTGGTGCGGCCGCACTACTTTAAAGTCGCTGGACCAGGATTTCCAGCTCGACTTCCTGGAATACTATTGGGGCTCCGCCCGCGACCTGCTGGCTGAAAACCAAGCTGTGCTGGAACCCGGCGGCTTTGTGTTTGGCGAATGGCAGGGCTACAACTTCTTTTACTTTCTGCTCGGTTCTGATAATCCGCCGGTCAAGCTGTGCATGATTAAGTCTGATACCGAGCCTGGGTTAGAGTACACCAACTACGGCCGCTTCACCAATTGGCTGATTGACCGGATCAAATCGATGGTGGAAATCCGACAGTCCATTCGGAAAATCAACGTGGATGTACCGGCAGTTTGGGCCGAGCTAGACCAGATAGCCCTAGTAGCCGACTACGCTTAG
- a CDS encoding ABC transporter permease, protein MIRAELRKILPYRTVWVILLLYVLLLAGFVSVGGSVTVNGQQMGDTLYAFPELWSRLAYVASYFNLLLGILLIILITDEFQFRTFRQQVIDGSSAAGLVQGKLAVSGLLALYGVLAVLGVGLFFGLTRSADTLGRATETLGAVLLYGLQALGYLSLAGLLGFLLRKAGPAFLGFLLYAWVVEPLLRFGTPDQIDRFFPVKIFDSLTPTPGQELLATVTGPSSALLPTQAAPLALAYIALLWLLSYLLLRRRDL, encoded by the coding sequence ATGATTCGCGCTGAGCTTCGGAAGATTCTGCCCTACCGCACCGTGTGGGTTATTTTGCTGTTGTACGTGCTTCTGCTAGCTGGCTTTGTGTCGGTGGGCGGCAGCGTGACGGTCAACGGGCAGCAAATGGGCGACACGCTCTACGCCTTTCCCGAGCTCTGGAGCCGTCTGGCCTACGTGGCCAGCTACTTCAATCTGCTGCTGGGCATTCTGCTCATCATCCTGATTACCGACGAGTTCCAGTTCCGCACCTTTCGCCAGCAGGTCATTGATGGCAGCTCGGCCGCGGGCCTGGTGCAGGGCAAGCTAGCCGTATCGGGTTTGCTGGCGCTCTACGGCGTGCTGGCAGTGCTGGGCGTGGGCTTGTTTTTCGGCCTTACCCGCTCGGCCGACACCCTGGGGCGGGCCACCGAAACCCTGGGCGCAGTGCTGCTCTACGGCCTGCAGGCGCTGGGGTATTTATCCTTGGCCGGCTTGCTGGGCTTTCTGCTGCGCAAGGCCGGACCGGCTTTTCTGGGCTTTCTGCTCTACGCCTGGGTTGTCGAGCCCCTGCTGCGCTTCGGCACCCCCGACCAGATTGACCGGTTCTTTCCCGTCAAGATTTTCGACAGCCTCACGCCCACGCCCGGCCAGGAATTGCTGGCGACTGTTACGGGCCCGTCCAGCGCCTTGCTGCCCACCCAGGCGGCCCCCCTGGCTCTGGCCTATATTGCGCTTCTCTGGCTGCTGAGCTACCTGCTGCTGCGTCGCCGGGATTTGTAA
- a CDS encoding M20/M25/M40 family metallo-hydrolase, whose translation MGTNGKLKAQVVEVKSWAELAALPDDKVKGRFVLFNRPMNPTFIQTGQAYGDAGDQRRNGAIEAAKRGAVGALVRSLSLAQDDFPHTGTMRYDEKVTKIPAAALSTEGADRLSQLLKADPGLTFELEMSCQTLPDVKSYNVVGEIKGTKFPNEIIVVGGHLDSWDLAQGAHDDGTGCVQSIEALRLLKAAGLKPERTVRAVLFMNEENGVRGGTKYAELAKAGGEKHLAAMESDGGGFTPRGFNIEAPAATVKKIQQWQPLFRPYGSTEFNAGHSGTDIEPLKDQVKALIGYDCDDQRYFDIHHTAADTFDKVNRRELELGGASMASLIYLLSKYGL comes from the coding sequence GTGGGCACCAACGGCAAGCTCAAAGCCCAGGTGGTGGAGGTGAAAAGCTGGGCCGAGCTGGCCGCCCTGCCCGACGACAAGGTGAAAGGCCGGTTCGTGCTCTTCAACCGGCCCATGAACCCGACCTTCATCCAGACCGGGCAGGCCTACGGTGATGCCGGCGACCAGCGCCGCAACGGGGCCATTGAGGCCGCCAAGCGCGGAGCCGTGGGGGCCTTGGTTCGTTCCTTGAGCCTGGCCCAGGACGACTTCCCGCACACCGGCACCATGCGCTACGACGAGAAGGTGACCAAGATTCCTGCCGCCGCCCTGAGCACCGAAGGCGCCGACCGCCTCAGCCAGCTGCTCAAAGCCGACCCGGGCCTGACTTTCGAGCTGGAAATGAGCTGCCAGACCCTGCCCGATGTGAAAAGCTACAATGTGGTGGGCGAAATCAAAGGCACGAAGTTTCCCAACGAGATTATCGTCGTCGGCGGCCACCTCGACTCCTGGGACCTGGCCCAGGGTGCCCACGACGACGGGACGGGCTGCGTGCAAAGCATTGAAGCGCTGCGCCTGCTCAAAGCCGCCGGCCTCAAGCCCGAGCGCACCGTGCGGGCCGTATTATTTATGAACGAAGAAAACGGCGTGCGCGGCGGCACCAAGTACGCCGAGCTGGCCAAGGCAGGAGGGGAGAAGCACCTGGCGGCCATGGAGTCGGACGGCGGCGGTTTCACGCCCCGGGGCTTCAACATTGAGGCCCCCGCGGCCACTGTCAAGAAGATTCAGCAGTGGCAGCCCCTGTTCCGGCCCTACGGCAGCACCGAATTCAATGCCGGCCACTCGGGCACCGACATTGAGCCCCTGAAGGACCAGGTTAAAGCCCTTATCGGCTACGACTGCGACGACCAGCGCTACTTCGACATCCACCACACTGCCGCCGATACCTTCGACAAGGTCAACCGCCGCGAATTGGAACTGGGCGGCGCCAGCATGGCCAGCCTGATTTACCTGCTCAGCAAGTATGGCCTGTAG
- a CDS encoding DoxX family protein — protein MVLFENRYRTHDLGLLLLRIGIGVMFTIHGYPKLMGGPAMWTQVGGVMKMVGLDFAPAMWGLLAAVAEAVGGQLLALGLFFRVACFLLLVTMIMATLMHVLSGDGFQAYSHALESAFLFLGLLFAGPGRFSLDQVLFPARRRLY, from the coding sequence ATGGTCTTGTTTGAAAACCGCTACCGCACGCACGATTTGGGCTTGTTACTGCTCCGCATCGGCATTGGGGTGATGTTCACCATTCACGGCTACCCCAAGCTGATGGGCGGCCCGGCAATGTGGACTCAGGTGGGAGGCGTGATGAAAATGGTGGGCCTGGATTTTGCCCCGGCCATGTGGGGTTTGCTGGCCGCCGTAGCCGAGGCCGTGGGCGGGCAGCTGCTAGCCCTGGGGTTGTTTTTCCGGGTGGCCTGCTTTCTGTTGCTCGTCACCATGATTATGGCCACGCTGATGCACGTGCTCAGCGGCGACGGGTTTCAGGCCTACTCCCACGCCCTGGAATCGGCGTTTCTGTTTCTGGGCCTGCTCTTCGCCGGCCCCGGCCGCTTCAGCCTCGACCAGGTTTTGTTCCCGGCCCGCCGCCGCCTGTATTAG
- a CDS encoding phosphoglycerate mutase family protein — translation MKFASLRTGKNRFLALSGLLLVLWLGLLGCAASRPAAANDGATTVYIVRHAEKDPTPGLADPVLTPAGEERARALREKLGKEPIAAIFTTNTIRTRTTAAPLAQKLGLTPQVYDARQMSALVERIRAEFAGKKVLVVGHSNTILETAEALGATRPVPTVADNEFGYLLEVKLPATGTATATLQQYGAAAVPPAAK, via the coding sequence ATGAAATTCGCTTCGTTACGTACTGGTAAAAACCGGTTTCTGGCCCTGAGCGGGCTGCTTTTGGTGCTGTGGCTGGGTTTGCTGGGCTGTGCGGCTTCCCGGCCCGCGGCGGCCAACGACGGTGCCACCACCGTCTACATCGTGCGCCACGCCGAAAAGGACCCCACGCCCGGCCTGGCCGACCCGGTGCTGACGCCGGCCGGGGAAGAGCGGGCCCGGGCGCTGCGCGAAAAGCTGGGCAAGGAGCCTATTGCGGCCATTTTTACTACCAACACCATCCGGACCCGTACCACGGCCGCCCCGTTGGCTCAGAAGCTTGGCCTCACGCCTCAGGTGTACGATGCCCGGCAGATGAGCGCCCTGGTAGAGCGGATTCGCGCTGAATTTGCGGGCAAGAAGGTGCTGGTCGTGGGGCATTCCAACACGATTCTGGAAACGGCCGAAGCCCTGGGCGCTACCCGGCCCGTGCCCACCGTGGCCGACAATGAGTTTGGCTACCTGCTGGAAGTGAAGCTGCCCGCTACGGGCACGGCCACGGCCACACTCCAGCAGTACGGGGCTGCCGCCGTGCCGCCCGCAGCCAAATGA
- a CDS encoding M23 family metallopeptidase encodes MQPELLRAGRYTLRIQRAPSLGFPVKGKNDVAVGSFWGADRDKGARRHEGIDIFAKRGTPAVAVVSGMITRTGVTKLGGNVVWLADAQHGQHIYYAHLDKQLVQPGQLVKAGDTLGLVGNTGNARTTQPHLHFGVYRAGRGAVDPFPFVRHADALPPAPRTKPERLGQWVRVSQKTTSLRRSPAAKGSTVVAMNRNTPLLVLGSQANWYRVEQPDGRIGYVAAEAVVPAATPALRREALAATSDLYAYPTAAAAPLDTLPAQSQVAVLGEFRGFRLVRSTTGAIGWLSKPAVKQG; translated from the coding sequence GTGCAGCCCGAGCTGCTGCGGGCGGGCCGCTACACCCTGCGCATTCAGCGGGCCCCTTCTCTGGGCTTTCCGGTGAAGGGCAAGAACGATGTGGCCGTGGGCAGCTTCTGGGGCGCCGACCGGGATAAAGGCGCCCGCCGCCACGAGGGCATCGACATCTTTGCCAAGCGCGGCACGCCCGCGGTAGCCGTCGTGTCGGGTATGATAACACGCACCGGCGTGACCAAGCTCGGGGGCAACGTGGTGTGGCTGGCCGATGCCCAGCACGGGCAGCACATCTACTACGCCCACCTCGACAAGCAACTCGTGCAGCCCGGGCAGCTGGTGAAGGCCGGCGACACGCTGGGCCTGGTCGGGAATACCGGCAATGCCCGCACCACCCAGCCCCACCTGCACTTCGGCGTGTACCGGGCCGGCCGCGGGGCCGTCGACCCCTTTCCCTTCGTGCGCCACGCCGATGCCCTGCCGCCCGCCCCGCGCACCAAGCCCGAGCGCCTGGGCCAGTGGGTACGAGTCAGCCAGAAAACCACCAGCCTGCGGCGCAGTCCCGCTGCCAAGGGCAGCACCGTAGTAGCCATGAACCGGAATACGCCCCTGCTGGTGCTCGGCAGCCAGGCCAACTGGTACCGCGTTGAGCAGCCCGATGGCCGCATCGGCTACGTAGCGGCCGAGGCCGTGGTGCCCGCCGCCACGCCTGCCCTGCGCCGGGAGGCTCTGGCCGCCACCTCCGATTTGTATGCCTATCCCACGGCCGCCGCTGCTCCCCTCGACACATTACCGGCCCAGAGCCAAGTGGCCGTGCTGGGCGAGTTCCGGGGCTTCCGGCTGGTGCGCAGCACTACGGGCGCCATTGGCTGGCTGAGCAAACCGGCCGTGAAGCAAGGCTAA